One Arachis hypogaea cultivar Tifrunner chromosome 18, arahy.Tifrunner.gnm2.J5K5, whole genome shotgun sequence genomic window, TTTGGTACTTGTTCATCCAGATCCAACCTTGGAGTCGTCGTCGTAGTAGTAACTGACGAGAAATCAAGCCACGGTGTCATGGTGCTGAAACTACTTTGCTGCTCTTGCTTCAGTGAGAATCCATGGATTTCATGAGATTGAGACTGAGATACAGCTGTCACAGCTCTCGCGCTTTCTTCTGCAAGCGCATCACAAAACGCTCTGTGCGTGATAAAACTGTCCCTCCTGAAATTCAATTCATCAAGACACCAAACTCGAAGAAAccgttagttagttagttaggtagttagttagttagttaaccTTGAGAAGAGGGTGCCGCAGTCGCATCGGTACTCGCGAGTGCCGCAGGTTTTGGAGTGAGCTTTCCAGTCGGATTGAACGGCGTACTTCTTAGAGCACTTGTCGCATTTCCACTTCTTCTCGCCGTGCTTCCTGCTGAAGTGCTTCTTGATTCCGGTGAGGTCTCCCAGTGCTCTGCCGGGATCGTGGTGTACGCAAGTTGGCTCCGGGCACACGTACACCTTCTTCCTCACCACCTCCGTCTTCGTTCTCTGCTTCAGCTTCCACGGCAAGTTGTGGCCTCTTCTGTGCAGCTGCAGATTCTGGTCTCTCTGAAACCCTTTCCCACAGATCTCGCATAAGAATCTGTTCGTCGCCATCAGAGTCTTCGGTGACAACGCTATTACTTCAGCATCAGGGTCTATATACATAACATAACATaccatgtttaatttaattaagtaGCTACAGAGTTTAGTTAATTAatcaaacttatatatatatacctggGTTACCAGGGaggcttctcttcttcttattaaCTTGTCCATGAGTTTGAGATGGTGGTGGTGGAGTGAAGTTTGACATGTTCTCTTGAATTACTACTCCTGCTAATGCTTGCTTCTTGTGTTGTTGTAACATATGAGCCCCTTCAATTCAACATCTTGTCGGTCCCAATAAGGGTGTTCTATAATTCTGGGATCTAAGTATATAAGCTAGGATAAGGAATTACTAAACTCCTCACTCCTTACCTTAATtagaaaaaattggaaaagaaacaACAGAACAGAACAAAGTAAAGCAAAGCAAAGAGAAGCAAATTAAAAACTACAACCAAGTCTTGATTAGAAAAGTGTTTGTTAAATATGAATATGAACCAAAATAATATGATTAAACTTGGATGGTTAGCTTGCTATTATTATAGCTACTTCATTGTTTAGTTTTGGAACCAACCCAAGAGACAATTTTCTGTTTTTacttcttagcttcttctttatcttattttaggaaagaagaagaagaaagtgttGACAAAGAGAATTAGTAGAAGTAGTGAAACCAGATATATATATGGTGGTACAGCAACTTCAAGCTTCCAAAATCATAATCACGCAACAAAAACACAGTAATTGCACCACACACACAAGTATGAACAAAAATGTAGACCCAGTTGTtgaaactcagagagagagaaagagatgtgGATGAGGGAAGGGGATTCTCCACAAAAcccaagaagagaaagagaagggagAAGGCAACCCTACCCTACAACCAAAGGACTCTGACGTAGCACTTTCTGtcttttcctctcttctctctttctcaacTTTCAAACCAATTAACCAACCTGAGATGGTCAAGTGATCAGCTCACTCGTCCGTTTAAATAAGTGTCGGGGATTCGAATCACACCTTATGCATGCAGCAATTCATTGGCCAGTGGCAGATTCTTAAATAAAGCTTCGATCTGCGATAGATTAATTCTTAGCCTATCGAACTTGAAAATACCGTGGACAACAAAAAAAAACTCTCAaaccaattttttttcctttctttttttgtttttgtttacttatgttattttttttaactcattaagTTAAAGGTTAATTCGtcctaaatttaaattttatttaaaaatttgttaatgatcaataaattattacatatacaaaataaaattcaaacgtCAAATACTTATCTAAACAAACGAATAAACTAACCTTTTAAGCaacccaaattttttttattattattcattcatTTGCTTGCTTTTCTAACAAAGCTCAATTCTTTTCTCTCTAAAACCTTTTTAACAGAGAGAAAGAAAGTCCATTCCacttgtattatttatttatttaacataACATGATGGATGCTTTCTACGTTTTACAGTGACATGATTGATCCATTGATTCAATTCTAACCGGCATGGCTAAAAGCCTTAGCTTACACCctaaattcttctttattttatcaTTATTCTACCTATTTCGCTATTCAAATTATTTCTGACAATTTTGTATCTCTTGCATGCTCCATAACATGCCAATAATTCTAAACAAAAAGATCTTGTTAGGTTCCGGATCTACAACGCAACACAAATTTTGTCGCCCttgtcattttcattttcaaaatttgtcattataaatatttatatgataaattatCTATatgataatatttatataaataattagaaggtatAGTGTAGTGTATAGGATGAAGCTATAGTTAGAAGCGTGTCAAATTGCGTGGCTGACACTACTAATGTTGTTGTTGACTCCACAGTCAATAATAACACTGCAAAACTAGTGAACCCTTTCAGCGGAATTTTTGACTTCCATGTGCTCTTGTTACTCAGTATTTGACTCAACATTTAATAAACTAACCCCGTTTTATATATTCTTTGTACAATTTCGTTGCATTATTAACAGTATTTTTGTCAATttctgttaatttttatttataattatatttaataaaaatatttttttataattttatttaataaaaatatttttataaatatattatgttgTACTCTATATTTTTCCTCCCTTGTATTTACATTAATTTTTTCCAATTATTGAACATTGGACTTTTCAACTTTATATGTCTCACGGTTTATctttaagaatataaaataacGTGAACCATATACTATATATGTTAGGTTCCAATTAAATGGCTACTATTCAATTGCCAAATATTAATTAAAGAGTcgtagtatatatatattatatatatagtgacGACAATTATGAATGCTTGTAAATGTATTTAGATTTTGACAAATTAATGAAaggaatataaatatttttaatgggGTATGTGGGTAGAGCAGAACTGGATTTGTTTTTGTTTATGTTAGTTCAGCTTTCGAGATGCCTGCACCTTATGTACGagctttataaaaataaattaaaaaaatagttattgttattattgggCATGGAAATTAGAAAAACATATTTGTTTTGTCATTATCTTGTTTTATTCTTCAATGATTAAGGTTTTGAAAATGGGATCTTGCTCGACTCAAGTCTCAATGTGCTCTACCAGCTCATCTCTGCCATTAAAAAACACAAAGGAACAAAGGTTATTAATGCAAcggtatatattattatatatgataataAAATCAAAAGGGTACGGTGTCATGGTAAAAAGACAATATTAGAAGTTAGAACAACTTTACTCAAAAGAAATTTGCTGCTTCTTAGTAATGTAGGTCAAATTATAATGCATCGACTGTATTAGAGActaattttttgtgattttatcaTGTCGAAAATTAGGTacgaattttaaaaatatgttcgGTTATTATTTAGGATTGGGTCCGAATTAAAGCAAATTCGATTTTATCCGATATATATGCActctaaagaaattaaaaaaatgtatatatgttttaaattaaggAGTACTAGGGAGTTAGTAGATTTTATGATTTGTAATaatcaattagttattaatagtgtttttaatggtgtgagatttcatctaatagtagagaattactcatttttcttttgttggttAAATGCTGGtcagattttaataaaaatgctatTCCGTTAGACTTTCTcttaaattaattctaatattatgttatattaattataagtttattgtttatttttaattacacttattgaattagaaaataaataaaaaaatatcaaattagaatttgaacaaattcaagttcaaatatggATATTAACTTTTCAATAACAAGTTTTCTCTTTATAAATAACTACATcataagttttttttataaattattgttaaggTTTTAAAGGTCCGATTTTTATCTACGAGTTTAAAGACAGGTTAGGATTCACACAATAAATTTGGTATATATTTAGCATCGGATTTGAGTTAGGATGAATTCGATTTCATCCGGCCATATACACTTCTAATATGGATATGATATTGGACAtgtatctattattattattattattattattattattattattattaaagataggagactcgaacccgcaatctcttaattgaatatgggaAGATTAtgctatttgagttataattcattggcattattattattattattattattattattattattattattattattattgcataaTCCATTTTTATACTATATTTAGGTTGGTTTATGCTTCACTATTGGTCACGAGTAATGCAAGCATCATTGAACCAGGAGTACACGGGTCTGCATGCGTATAAAATTCAAATTGAATATTACCAAATTAAAGCAATgtatttatctttaatttataattGCAATCATGGTCCATGTATACTACTTGTTAATGTTAGAATTTTATACGGTGGATTGGATCTACTCACTTCCTTTTGTTCATTAACTGGGTAATCATACCACTAACACATATTAGACTTCGATTCTGGAATATATATATGATTCCATAAATTAATAAGTTAATATTAACCATATGAATCTATGATAAACATTTGGCACGAAAAGCACCACCGAAAAAGCGTGACACTGTTATTTGACACTCATTGCTATTGCATCATTCCAGAAAAGATCGATGCTGGGTGTTCTTGCCTGGTTCAGCCGAGCTATATCCTGCCTTAGCCGAGCTATAACTTGTTTTCCAGCGAGAGTTGGCCGACCTATTATCCGAATCAGGATATGCCTTGGTCACCAAATGAAACAGGAGggggagcacctgcaaaaagcactccgacgATCAAGTCAGTTGATGAGAATTATGAGAAGAGTTATTATCTTAGAAAGATGACCTACCTTTTAAATTCTGATAGTTCTCTTTTATAATTAGGGAACGAGGATAACCGTTTTCCGACGTTTAAGAGGATTTAATACCCTTTCCGACGTTATTGAATCAAATCATTTATAATCATAATTCGACGAAGTTAATATATCGGTTACAAGAAAATTAGCCGAGCTATAACTTTCCAGTGATGTATAACGGTCATaacacagcccccaagcttagcctggTTTAAAATGAGGCAGGTTGAGCTTTATGAATCTGAATTATAGCTCGGCGTGAGGGAGCCCCCAGATCAACGTGTCTCATTGGCTATTAAAGGAAGttaaactttttattatttttatttatttattattattattattatatatatataatttattttattttattttattttttttatttttttttttttaagaaattggAAAAGCCGTGACAAGTGCCATTTAATGTTAACTGTAATCAAAAAATGGTGCAATTTCCTAAGCAGGCTTGTATCCGTTGGAATGGGGTTTTAATGAAGGGTTGGGATTTATTGTGGAACTGAATGGTTTATTGAATGGATGGCTTGGAATTAATTCAAGTTACACTTACTGAAACAAAGCGTTGTGGTTTTAACTATTGCTGGTTCCAGAGACACGAAGAGAATGACTCAAAGAGGTTAGTAAAAATACTCTTTAACCTTTTAGTTACTTTCTGATTTTTCAAAAAGGAAAAATGGTTGAGAAGAAAGTGAAGGTTTTGCCTAAGGTTGATGATGATGAATCTTACGAATGGGTAGACAATGATGTTAAGATAAGAGCTTCTCTTTTTGTTGACAAGGGGAGTGTTAGTGAGGTGAATTTATCCAGGATTATTAGGCCTGGTTTTCGAATTGAGTTGCTGCCATGCAATCGCATGGATCGTGTGTTTCATAggaagaaagattttgaaaacttcttTATGTATAGCTGTGTTCTTGAGGAACTTTTCATTAAACTACCTTTCACAAAGTTTGAGTGTGATGTATTAAAACAGATGAACTGTTCACCCTCCCAAATTCATCCGAATGGGTGGgcatttttaaaatgttttcaagTTTTGATGCAGTTTCTTGAAATTGAACCAGAAATTGAACTTTTCTTTAGCCTTTTTCAAGCCAAAGGGGTCTGGAAGGGGCTCTGGGTTAATCTGAACAGCACCCCTGGATTTTCTGTTTTCAAGTTATACAAATCCTCTTTCAAAGATTTTAAGGAAATGTTTCTTAAAGTAAAAACGGTTGACGAAGAATTTCCATTTTATTTGGATGAACACTTAGGTGAGAAATTTCCGATTTATTGGTGCTGTCAACCCCAACACATATTAGGCCCTGAGCTTATAACTCCTAGGAATGAATGTATATTAGCTTTCCTTATGGAAATGGTCAGCAAGGGTGGTTTAATATCTGTTTCACATTTGCTTCCCTGGGATGAAAATAGAGCTTCAGTCAAGAATTATTTTGGTGAGGGATCGTAATTTATCTCAATGGATTTTGATGATGTACTTATTTATCGTACTAACTGTACTTTGTTTTTGCAGCTGGGAAGTATCCCGGGGTTTCAGCATCAAGTCTGAGGGCCCGTTTCAAAGTAAAAAATTTCGAAGGGTCTTCATCAAATCTGGAAAAAATGGAAGGTGAGGCTGAGGTTAACCAACCGCCACCGAAAAAGAAAGGCATTGTTTTCAAAAAGAGGAAGTCTGAGGTAGTTATCGTGGATgcagaagaaaaggaaaaggcaatTCAACTTGATGAATTATCGAGTTTCACTGTGAAGCAAGAAAGACTTCATGTTTTTGAAGACGGGAGGGACGGCTCGTCTGTATGGGATAGAAATTTTCCTTTTAATGTTGTGGCAGACGAAGTTGGTCAGGCTGCTTCTGATGTGTCTCGTATTGATGAGGTTGGGGATGTGGGTATTGATCAATTCATGCAGGTGAGGCTTGCTTGCTGCACATTTTACTTAGGAATATGTAGTTGCTATGATATTTATTATGTGAGTTGTGTTTGTGCACCAGGTATTAGGGTTTCGGCTGGTCAGCATAGGCCGGAGTCAggagaaaaagcatagaaaaatgctACGGACTGCTGCAGAGAGTGATGTGCTTAAAGGGCAGTTGGAATCAAAAGAGTCTGTCCTAAGTAAGCTTAAAAAAGAACTTGACATAGTTAAGGAAGAATTAAGGTTGGAGAAAGAAAATCATGAAAGAGATGTTGAAACTCTGAGAAAAAAGGAGAACGATTTATCTATTATGAGTGAACAGATGATTGAGGTTACTTTAAAAATGAAGAAGATGGAAGCTAGCCGAGAGGCAGAGATCTTGGACGCTTTTGCCGAGGGTTTCGAGCGTGCTGTTACCCAAGCAAAATTCATGGTGCCAGATGGGAATTTTACTGCCATGGATCCGAGTAAGGTAGTTCGGGAGGGCCATTTGGTGGATGATGAGGAGGTCGCCGAGGAAGGCGATGATAACTTAGCTGATTGAAAAAGatgtttttattttaagtattttaattgtGTTTTGTTTTTGGAAGGCTTCTTCTGACACATGATATGTGAAAGCCTTGTAAGAACTGATGTTTTAGACTGTTTTGAGTATGGAATTTTTGCTGACTGCATTTATCTGTTAAATTAGGCCTTGTCTGTTCCTAATTTGTTGTTCATACCTCTGATAAAAGAGGATTTGATTATGAGGCTGTATTGCTTAAACGATGTTTAACATAGTTTTTGCGCATTCGTCATCTAATGCGACTTTTAGTTTGAAGAAATAGATCTTTTTTGCTGAAGTAACAACGTTGTTATAATAGAGTAAGAAATGAGCGTATTCTTGTATGGCAAAGTCGTTATTGTATAAGAATTTGGTaaaaatagaaaggaaacatTTATTGAATGCAGTACCTGTACAAATTCAAATCAGGTAAGCTAGCCTCATTAAAACCTCCTCGAGCAAAACCTCTCTTTGGGAAAAATCTCggggtaggaaaaagagtactagcGTGCTGCTGTGTTTAACTGTAATATTGTTTTAAGGAACTGATATTCCAAGTATTGGGTAGTTTTGTCCCGTCCAATCTCTCCAGTTGATAAGCTCCTCTGCCAAGGACTTCATGTATTCTGTAAGGTCCGTCCCATGCTGCTGAGAGCTTTCCATGGGAGGAAGGTCTTCGGGCTTCTTCAGTCTTTCTTAGTACCAGGTCGCCTATATTAAAAGATCTTGGTTGTACTCTTCGGTCATGCCGCCGACCTATCCGTtgttgtagtgcttgatgtcgtACAGCCGCCATGCTTCGCACTTCTTCAATTAAATCAAGCTTGGATTGCCGAGCTTGTTCATGTTCTACGGCTTCTGTTCGGAAGGAGCCATGTGAGACTTCAATTGGTAGTATTGCTTCTGAACCATATACCAAACGAAATGGTGTTTCTTTAGTTGTTGAATGCACTGTAGTGTTATATCCCCACAGTATTTCGGGAATAAGCTCGGCCCATAAGCCTTTGGCATCATCAACCTTTTTTCTTAATGCTTGTAGGAGAACTTTATTTGCCGCCTCTGCTAATCCGTTTGACTGTGGATGCTCTACTGACGAAAAGTGTTGTTTTATTTGCAAATTCTGCAAAAAAGCTTTGAAATTATGGTCGGTAAACTGGCGACCATTGTCAGTGATGATATGTCGAGGTAAACCAAATCTACAAATTATGTTCTTCCATACAAAGGAGATCATTTGACTTGAAGTAATTCTTGCTAAAGGTTGAGCTTCAATCCATTTAGAAAAATAATCAATTGCATCAACTAAATATTTCACCTGTCTCGGAGCGGTGGGAAAAGGTCCGAGGATGTCAATTCCCCATTGGTTAAATGGCCAGCTTACCACTGAGTGATGCAGGTTTTCAGCTGGTATGTTAATGATCGGAGCATGCTTCTGGCAACGATCGCAGGTTCTGACCTTTTTCCTGCTGTCTTCCCATATTGTCGGCCAGTAAAAACCAGCTCGGAGAATCTTTTGCGCTAGGCTTCTTGCTCCAGAATGTATTCCGCAAATGCCTTCATGAGCTTCATCAATAACAAGGTCGGCCTCCGATCTGTCTAAACATTTCAATAGAGGTCGAGAATAACCTCGCCTATACAAATCGTTATTTAAAAGTGTAAAGAAGGATGCctgtcttttaaattttttctgaTCTTTGACTTCCTCTGGAATATCCCCATTTCTGAGGAACTGTATATAGGGCTTTTGCCAACTATTTTCATGGACGATGTTAAAAGTGCCGATTAGATTTATACTCGGCTTATCCAGGGTAGACTGTAAAAGTGTGGCAGTGTGTGATTGAGTGGTAGCTAGTTTAGAGAGTAAATCTGCTCTGTGATTTTGTTCCCTAGgtatatgagtaatttcaatctTTGAAAAACTGCCCACAAGGTGGCTGACAATATCTAGGTATTTTAACAAGATCGGATCCTTGGTTTGAAAATACTGATTTACCTGCTGGACAACTAATAAGGAATCACAGTAGACTTTTAAATCAGTAACATGCAATTCAATTGCTAACCTGAGTCCAGCAATTAGTGCTTCGTATTCGGCCTGATTATTGCTGGCCCTAAAGGAAAATCGAAGAGAATGCTCGACGACAACTCCTTCAGAATTTTCCAAGAGTATTCCCGCTCCTGATCCTTGGGGATTTGATGCTCCGTCAACGAATAATACCCATTGCATACTCCCTGTTTCTGGGTTTGGTCCGGTGAACTCGGCAACAAAGTCGGCCAAGTACTGGGATTTTATAGATCCTCTGGGTTGATAATGAATATCAAATTCCGAGAGTTCGATAGACCACTTGATTAACCTTCCAGCTAATTCGGGTTTAGCGAGTATCTGGCGTAGCGGCTGTGTAGTTCTGACGTTGATTGTGTGGCTCTGAAAGTAAGGACGGAGCCTTCTTGCAGAGAATACCAGCGCATAGGCGAGCTTTTCCAACCTCGGGTAGCGAAGCTCGGCGTTCTGCAATGACTTGCTTACAAAGTAAACTGGTTGTTGTATTTTCTGGTTTTCTGCAACAAGAACAGAACTAATTGCCATATTAGTAATTGATAAGTACAAATATAATGGCTCGCCGATCTTAGGTTTTTGTAAAACAGGTGGTTTAGAAAGAATTTCTTTTAAACTTGTAAATGCAGCTTCACAGTTTTCATCCCATTGAAAAGTTGTATTTTTCCTCAAACACTGAAAAAAATTAGAGGATTTAGATGCCAAGCACGGCAGAAATCTCGACAACGCCGCTAATCTCCCTGTTAATCGCTGAACCTCTTTGATCGTTGTGGGACTATTCATGTCGAGGATTGCTTGACATTTTTCggggtttgcctcaattcctcggcTGGTAAGTATGAAACCGAGGAATTTTCCTCCTCGTACGCCGAAGGCGCACTTTTCAGGATTAAGCCGCATGTTATAAGCTCGGATTTGGCCGAAGATTTCAGTAAGATCATCAATGTGAGAGTGGTCGGCTTTTGTCTTGGCGACCatatcgtcgacgtacacctcaaTGTTCCGACCTATTTGCCGGTCGAAGATCTTATTCATCAGTCGTTGGTACGTCGCACCTGcgttctttaaaccaaaaggcatcacaTTATAACAATAATTACCATATTCTGTTATAAaggctgttttctcttggtctgatGGATGCATAagaatctggttataaccagagtatgcgtccataaaactCAAGGTACCATAACCACAGGAGTTATCTACTAAAGTATCAATGCATGGTAATGGATAAGCATCTTTAGGACAAGCTTTGTTTAGATcagtaaagtcgacgcacatgcgccatttaccattACTTTTCTTTACCATGACAACAT contains:
- the LOC112770648 gene encoding protein indeterminate-domain 11, whose product is MLQQHKKQALAGVVIQENMSNFTPPPPSQTHGQVNKKKRSLPGNPDPDAEVIALSPKTLMATNRFLCEICGKGFQRDQNLQLHRRGHNLPWKLKQRTKTEVVRKKVYVCPEPTCVHHDPGRALGDLTGIKKHFSRKHGEKKWKCDKCSKKYAVQSDWKAHSKTCGTREYRCDCGTLFSRRDSFITHRAFCDALAEESARAVTAVSQSQSHEIHGFSLKQEQQSSFSTMTPWLDFSSVTTTTTTPRLDLDEQVPNRNPNPSGVIGPTAHMSATALLQKAAQMGATTTTTTVSSSAQHSQSQLIRTHPQGHVSDTFGLNLSSRDDPTAFAHHGFFPPPASSPSLLHHVINSFDDAFGANDGAGEGMTRDFLGLRPLSHSDILTIAGISNCINSTSSSSPHHHHQKPWQD